One part of the Gemmatimonadota bacterium genome encodes these proteins:
- a CDS encoding helix-turn-helix transcriptional regulator — MSSSRSGAVRHAAPVFAALGDTTRLTLVRRLAVEGDLSITRLTEGSGMTRQGITRHLQSLERVGLVRDSKEGREHVYSLDLKRLGVAREYLDQVSAQWDAAAARLKAFVEAPE; from the coding sequence ATGTCGAGTAGTCGCAGCGGCGCCGTCCGCCACGCGGCCCCCGTCTTCGCCGCCCTCGGGGACACCACGCGCCTCACCCTGGTGCGCCGACTCGCCGTCGAGGGCGACCTCTCGATCACGCGCCTGACCGAAGGGAGCGGGATGACGAGGCAGGGCATCACCCGGCACCTGCAGTCGCTTGAACGAGTCGGCCTGGTCCGCGACAGCAAGGAGGGGAGGGAGCACGTGTACTCGCTTGACCTCAAGCGACTCGGCGTCGCGCGCGAGTATCTCGATCAGGTCTCGGCGCAGTGGGATGCGGCCGCGGCGCGCCTCAAGGCGTTCGTCGAAGCGCCGGAGTAG
- a CDS encoding SRPBCC family protein: MSSTTEQPETTDRIEKRLDVAAPRARVWRALSDATEFGTWFGISLDGPFTPGAIVHGSLRMAGLEHVTIEMRIERVEPEGYFSYRWHPGAIDPKVDYTAEPMTLVEFRLEENAGGTAITIIESGFDQLPATRRVEAFRMNTGGWNGQSKKLAAYVE, translated from the coding sequence ATGAGCAGCACAACCGAACAGCCCGAGACCACCGACCGGATCGAGAAGCGCTTGGATGTTGCCGCGCCACGCGCCCGGGTGTGGCGCGCACTCTCCGACGCCACCGAGTTCGGCACCTGGTTCGGCATCTCGCTCGACGGTCCGTTCACGCCCGGGGCGATCGTCCACGGCAGCCTGCGGATGGCGGGGCTGGAGCACGTGACGATCGAGATGCGGATCGAACGGGTCGAGCCGGAGGGCTACTTCTCCTACCGGTGGCACCCGGGCGCCATCGACCCGAAGGTCGACTACACCGCCGAGCCAATGACGTTGGTGGAGTTCCGCCTCGAGGAGAACGCGGGCGGTACCGCCATCACCATCATCGAGTCCGGCTTTGACCAGCTGCCGGCCACGCGCCGCGTGGAGGCGTTCCGGATGAACACCGGCGGATGGAACGGGCAGTCGAAGAAGCTGGCTGCGTATGTCGAGTAG
- a CDS encoding family 78 glycoside hydrolase catalytic domain produces the protein MPIIRSAALAVLTVLIAVPLSAQIRPTVTGLVTEYRANPLGTDVLRPRLSWRIESPRRNTMQAAYQIQVAASQAALTAGKSLLWDSGRIATDASIFQPYSGPALTSSTRYFWRVRIWDDANIPSAWSTPAFWETGLLKATDWSAQWIGPAAEMHDSAGAPAPLLRNRFTVKGTVRSARVYVTARGLYELRLNGQRVGEDFFTPGWTSLNRRLQYQTYDVTAALAQGENAIGAMLGDGWYRGYLGFSGRRHAYGTTVALLAQLEIRYADGRVQRVTTDSTWQTSTGAITFADIYRGESYDARLEQAGWDRAGFAGKGWLPVAMAAPTNAVLVAPTTEPVRRTQEIKAVTILRSPSGKVIYDLGQNMTGWVRLRVRGAAGTTITLSHGEVLTPKGELYTDNLRDGFQKDRYTLKGGGDETWEPHFTYHGFRYVQVEGMSGEPAIGAITGVVVHTNLAETGTFVTSDTLLNKLQRNIVWGQRGNFLDVPTDCPQRDERLGWTGDAQVFARTASFNMNVAGFFAKWLGDLALDQHPGGAVPWVIPNPLGGDSTRFASAAGWGDASTVVPWTMYLMYGDRGGLERQFASMTAWVDYETRRAGPALIWKQDSHFGDWLAWHSDDAGYPGATTGTDFIATIYLAHSADIVSRAATVLGRTADAAKYRDLFNRVRVAFRKEFVTTNGRVAENTQTAYALALNYGLLDASEMPQAVQRLVDDIGKHDGHLSTGFLGTPELTHALSRNGRTDVAFALLNQRGYPGWLYPIGRGATTMWERWDGIRPDGTFQEQSMNSFNHYAFGAIGDWMYRTIGGLDVDDAAPGYKHAIIAPVVGGGITSAKTELQTSYGLLGSDWQYVNAVADLGDVAHAIQLALAPVFLLTGIAGILNVMTGRLARIIDRGRYLTERELPPAMVASASYHVELASLEFRRHLASSAIAVSTLSALLVCTVIAALFVQVLLQIELRWVVGALFTGSTMALVVGLVYFLREVHLATKTVRIQAAPPSA, from the coding sequence ATGCCCATCATCCGCTCCGCCGCGCTTGCCGTCCTCACGGTGCTCATCGCCGTGCCCCTTTCAGCCCAGATCCGCCCGACCGTAACCGGGCTGGTGACCGAGTACCGCGCCAACCCCCTCGGCACTGACGTCCTACGGCCGCGTCTCAGCTGGCGGATCGAGTCCCCGCGCCGCAACACGATGCAGGCGGCCTATCAGATCCAGGTCGCCGCGTCGCAGGCGGCGCTGACCGCCGGCAAATCGCTGCTCTGGGACTCCGGCCGCATTGCTACCGACGCCTCCATCTTCCAGCCGTACAGCGGCCCTGCGCTGACCTCGTCGACGCGCTACTTCTGGCGAGTCCGCATCTGGGACGACGCCAACATTCCGTCGGCATGGAGCACCCCCGCCTTCTGGGAGACCGGGCTGCTCAAGGCCACCGACTGGTCGGCCCAGTGGATCGGCCCCGCCGCCGAGATGCACGACTCGGCCGGCGCCCCTGCCCCGCTGCTTCGCAACCGCTTCACGGTGAAGGGCACGGTTCGCTCGGCGCGCGTCTACGTCACCGCCCGCGGCCTCTACGAATTGCGGCTGAACGGCCAGCGCGTCGGCGAGGACTTCTTCACGCCGGGCTGGACCTCGCTCAACCGTCGCCTGCAGTACCAGACCTACGACGTCACCGCCGCGCTCGCCCAAGGCGAGAACGCCATCGGTGCGATGCTCGGCGACGGCTGGTATCGCGGCTACCTCGGCTTCTCCGGTCGCCGCCACGCCTATGGCACCACGGTGGCGCTGCTCGCCCAGCTCGAGATCCGCTACGCCGACGGCCGAGTGCAGCGCGTCACCACCGACAGCACGTGGCAGACCTCGACGGGGGCGATCACCTTCGCCGACATCTATCGCGGCGAGAGCTACGACGCGCGGCTCGAGCAGGCGGGCTGGGATCGCGCGGGGTTCGCAGGCAAGGGCTGGCTGCCTGTCGCGATGGCCGCGCCGACGAACGCCGTCCTCGTCGCCCCGACCACCGAGCCGGTCCGCCGGACACAGGAGATCAAGGCCGTCACGATCCTCCGCTCCCCGTCGGGAAAGGTGATCTACGACCTCGGCCAGAACATGACGGGCTGGGTGCGGCTCCGCGTGCGCGGCGCGGCCGGCACCACGATCACCCTCTCCCATGGCGAGGTCCTCACCCCCAAGGGTGAGCTCTATACCGACAACCTCCGCGACGGCTTCCAGAAGGACCGCTACACCCTCAAGGGCGGCGGCGACGAAACCTGGGAGCCGCACTTCACCTACCACGGCTTCCGCTATGTGCAGGTCGAGGGGATGTCGGGTGAGCCGGCGATCGGTGCGATCACCGGCGTCGTCGTCCACACCAACCTGGCGGAGACCGGGACGTTCGTGACGTCGGACACGCTGCTGAACAAGCTGCAGCGGAACATCGTCTGGGGGCAGCGCGGCAACTTCCTCGACGTGCCGACCGACTGTCCGCAGCGCGATGAGCGGCTCGGGTGGACCGGGGATGCGCAAGTCTTTGCGCGAACCGCGAGCTTCAACATGAATGTCGCCGGCTTCTTCGCGAAGTGGCTCGGCGACCTCGCCCTCGATCAGCATCCCGGTGGCGCCGTCCCCTGGGTCATCCCGAATCCGCTGGGCGGCGACAGCACCCGCTTTGCCTCCGCTGCCGGCTGGGGCGACGCGTCGACGGTCGTGCCCTGGACGATGTACCTGATGTACGGTGATCGCGGGGGCCTCGAGCGACAGTTCGCCAGCATGACTGCGTGGGTCGACTACGAGACCCGCCGTGCCGGCCCAGCGCTCATCTGGAAGCAGGATTCCCACTTCGGCGATTGGCTCGCCTGGCACAGCGACGACGCTGGCTACCCCGGCGCAACCACCGGCACCGACTTCATCGCGACGATCTACCTGGCCCACTCGGCCGACATTGTCTCGCGCGCCGCCACCGTTCTCGGCCGCACCGCTGACGCCGCCAAGTACCGCGATCTCTTCAACCGGGTGCGGGTGGCGTTCCGGAAGGAGTTCGTGACGACCAACGGACGCGTCGCCGAGAACACCCAGACGGCGTATGCCCTTGCGCTCAACTATGGGTTGCTCGATGCCAGCGAGATGCCGCAAGCAGTGCAACGTCTGGTCGATGACATCGGCAAGCATGATGGTCACCTCTCGACCGGCTTCCTCGGCACGCCGGAGCTGACGCATGCCCTGTCACGCAACGGGCGCACCGACGTGGCCTTCGCCCTGCTCAATCAGCGCGGCTATCCGGGATGGCTGTACCCGATCGGGCGGGGTGCCACGACAATGTGGGAGCGGTGGGACGGCATCCGCCCCGACGGGACGTTCCAGGAGCAGAGCATGAACTCCTTCAACCACTACGCCTTCGGCGCGATCGGCGACTGGATGTACCGCACCATCGGCGGGCTCGATGTCGACGACGCTGCACCGGGCTACAAGCATGCGATCATCGCCCCGGTGGTCGGCGGCGGGATCACCAGCGCGAAGACCGAGTTGCAGACGTCGTACGGCCTGCTTGGCTCCGACTGGCAGTACGTGAACGCAGTGGCCGACCTCGGGGATGTGGCGCACGCGATTCAGCTGGCTCTCGCGCCGGTCTTTCTCCTGACCGGAATCGCCGGCATCCTGAATGTGATGACGGGGCGTCTGGCACGGATCATTGATCGTGGGCGATACCTGACGGAGCGGGAGCTGCCGCCGGCGATGGTCGCATCTGCCAGCTACCATGTCGAGCTGGCGAGTCTCGAATTCCGGCGCCACCTGGCGAGCTCCGCGATCGCCGTCAGCACCCTCTCGGCGCTGCTGGTTTGCACGGTGATCGCGGCGCTCTTCGTCCAGGTGCTGCTGCAGATCGAGTTGCGCTGGGTGGTGGGCGCGCTGTTCACCGGCTCGACGATGGCGCTCGTCGTGGGGCTGGTGTACTTCCTGCGCGAGGTGCACCTGGCCACCAAGACGGTGCGCATTCAAGCTGCTCCCCCGAGCGCGTGA
- the rsgA gene encoding ribosome small subunit-dependent GTPase A: MHDVLTTWGWDAGWEVLLAAHQLGLHHQAARVTAQERDRWSIQLADGPVEARLVGTHDGPLPVTGDWVVVEPGPLPTDPWTLRDVLSRRTAISRGSAGEGGGEQLLAANVDVIWIVQPLDVPINPRSIERYLAVAWESGAVPVVVLTKADLVTDLALARAEVATVALGVDVHVVRVDDDASLAALRATLRPGRTVALLGPSGAGKSTLVNTLAGAHQLETGEVRAFDRKGRHTTTRRELYQIAGGALLMDTPGLRELRIWTLDEGLAGAFPEIDELAATCRFRDCRHDAEPGCAVVAAVEAGQLAADRLASYRKLQAEAAWIDRKHDARARAAAVSQHKTALKTMKHHPKYRPEDR; the protein is encoded by the coding sequence GTGCACGACGTGCTGACCACCTGGGGATGGGACGCAGGTTGGGAGGTGCTGCTGGCTGCCCACCAACTGGGGCTGCACCATCAGGCAGCCCGCGTCACCGCACAGGAGCGCGACCGGTGGTCGATTCAGCTGGCCGACGGTCCCGTGGAGGCCAGGCTGGTCGGGACCCACGACGGTCCCCTGCCCGTGACCGGCGACTGGGTGGTCGTCGAACCAGGTCCGCTGCCCACCGATCCGTGGACCCTGCGTGACGTGTTGTCCCGTCGCACCGCCATCTCTCGTGGGAGTGCCGGCGAGGGGGGCGGCGAGCAGCTACTCGCGGCCAACGTCGACGTCATCTGGATCGTGCAGCCGCTCGATGTGCCGATCAATCCGCGCAGCATCGAACGCTATCTCGCCGTGGCGTGGGAGAGTGGTGCGGTGCCGGTGGTCGTGTTGACGAAGGCCGACCTCGTCACCGACCTGGCGCTCGCGCGGGCCGAGGTCGCTACCGTGGCGCTCGGCGTTGACGTGCACGTCGTGCGCGTCGACGATGACGCGAGTCTCGCCGCGTTGCGGGCGACGCTTCGCCCCGGACGCACCGTGGCGCTCCTGGGGCCGTCCGGTGCTGGCAAGTCGACGCTCGTCAATACGCTCGCCGGCGCGCATCAACTGGAGACCGGCGAGGTGCGGGCGTTCGATCGGAAGGGTCGGCACACCACGACCCGCCGCGAGCTCTACCAGATCGCCGGTGGCGCCCTGCTGATGGATACGCCGGGACTGCGCGAACTGCGGATCTGGACGCTCGACGAAGGACTCGCCGGGGCATTTCCGGAGATCGACGAGCTCGCGGCGACATGCCGTTTCCGGGATTGCCGTCATGACGCCGAGCCCGGGTGTGCCGTGGTGGCTGCAGTGGAGGCGGGGCAGCTGGCCGCGGACCGACTCGCGAGCTATCGCAAGCTGCAGGCGGAGGCGGCGTGGATCGACCGCAAGCACGACGCTCGTGCGCGGGCGGCTGCGGTGTCGCAACACAAGACGGCGCTGAAGACGATGAAGCACCACCCCAAGTACCGGCCTGAGGATCGCTGA
- a CDS encoding transcriptional regulator, which produces MPMSLDRIIHERMRLAMVSALAVHDTLSFNELKSLLDTTDGNVSVHARKLEDAGYITCTKSFDGRVPRTEFRLAPAGRHALEEYLGHMEALIRRVGGA; this is translated from the coding sequence ATGCCGATGTCGCTCGATCGGATCATCCACGAACGGATGCGCCTCGCGATGGTGAGTGCGCTGGCCGTGCACGACACGCTCTCGTTCAACGAGCTGAAGTCGCTGCTCGACACCACAGACGGCAACGTCTCGGTGCACGCTCGGAAACTCGAGGACGCCGGCTACATCACCTGCACCAAGAGCTTCGACGGGCGCGTCCCACGAACCGAGTTTCGACTCGCCCCGGCCGGCCGACACGCGCTCGAGGAATACCTCGGCCACATGGAAGCGCTGATCCGTCGCGTGGGAGGCGCCTGA
- the uppS gene encoding di-trans,poly-cis-decaprenylcistransferase, with amino-acid sequence MPAGIPSHLAIIMDGNGRWATSRGRPRWMGHARGARTAAEIVAHCAKLGVSDLSLYAFSSDNWKRPREEVGFLFDLFASHLENKLASLVTHGIRLSIFGRRDRLPTKLVIAIEQAERRTAHGTRMHLHVAIDYSSRAALEDALPRADHASRTALLPSVDLLVRTGGERRLSDFLLWESAYAELAFLDVCFPDLSTDDLDAAFADFARRDRRFGAVPSIASPLEPVT; translated from the coding sequence ATGCCCGCCGGGATTCCCTCGCATCTCGCGATCATCATGGACGGCAACGGCCGCTGGGCCACCTCGCGCGGGCGTCCGCGCTGGATGGGGCACGCCCGTGGCGCACGCACCGCCGCCGAGATCGTGGCGCACTGCGCCAAGCTCGGCGTCAGCGACCTCTCGCTCTACGCCTTCTCGAGCGACAACTGGAAGCGCCCGCGCGAGGAAGTCGGCTTCCTCTTCGACCTCTTCGCGTCGCACCTCGAGAACAAGCTGGCCTCGCTGGTCACTCATGGCATCCGACTCTCGATCTTCGGCCGACGCGATCGCCTGCCGACCAAGCTCGTGATCGCGATCGAGCAAGCCGAGCGCCGCACCGCCCATGGAACACGGATGCACCTCCATGTGGCGATCGACTATTCCAGTCGCGCCGCACTGGAGGACGCGTTGCCACGGGCTGACCATGCCTCGCGCACCGCCCTGCTGCCGTCGGTCGACCTGCTGGTGCGAACCGGCGGGGAACGGCGTCTCTCCGACTTCCTGCTGTGGGAAAGCGCCTACGCCGAGCTTGCCTTCCTCGACGTCTGCTTCCCCGACTTGAGCACCGACGACCTCGACGCGGCCTTCGCCGACTTCGCCCGACGCGATCGGCGCTTCGGCGCCGTTCCGTCCATTGCATCCCCCCTGGAGCCCGTCACATGA
- a CDS encoding glycoside hydrolase family 127 protein, whose product MPTNRRDFLQQSAATAAAFSLGPLTKGELAAELPLAPAVDPTIRAFELRMLTARPLPLHKVRVLGGPLKRAQDVTASYLLALDPDRMMAHYRLRAGLPKKAEPYEGWDGGGRNLTGHIAGHHLSGVSLMYRATGDARFKARAGYLVKEMQEVQLKNGDGYLGALEGLREAFAAVSKGNIRSGGFDLNGLWSPWYTLHKTYAGLRDAYRHTGNATALALEIKYAAWAESVLAPLSEAQVQKMLLTEHGGMNEVLADLYADTGNKRWLDLSHRFEHVAFTDALKRHQDNLAGKHGNCQIPKLIGSAARYGYTGDPADIVAASFFWDRVVQHHTYATGGHGLAEYFGMPDQLSTRLDGRTCETCNAYNMRKLSIRLFSFRPDAEYGDFHERVLFNHILASIDPADGTTSYMVPAGRGVTQEYQDMQRDFTCCVGSGMESHALHGDGIYYENADQAWVNLFVPSSADFASGMKLVQETDFPTGESARIKVVAAGLKPSTLHLRRPGWAGDGYTISVNGEKLPQPPIASFRPGAAGGWRIGIDESGLPPSQYVSITRQWKAGDVIAMRLPKTLRFEPTADNKRVTAIMWGPLVLAGDHGPSRGAEGASVARIPALVTDDKPVAEWLVPAGAPGDFTARQVARLPAQPAAPTDLSLKPFYRTHRRRYSNYFDVITTAEFDARVGALAAERERLRRLEAATVSVVHPGVAAEESSAGYVSEPANRPAGNADGKPNRAGGGWFSYQLAVDADAPMAVVVTYLNEIGLMPAAGNFEIQVDGTVVGSFEAKPDAVGFWDATYQVPATLVRGKAKVTVRFQATQPGRIAPVFGIRTVRANAL is encoded by the coding sequence ATGCCCACCAATCGCCGCGACTTCCTCCAGCAGTCCGCGGCCACTGCCGCCGCCTTCTCGCTCGGGCCGCTGACCAAGGGCGAGCTCGCCGCCGAGCTGCCGCTGGCCCCCGCGGTCGATCCGACGATCCGCGCCTTCGAGTTGCGGATGCTCACGGCGCGTCCACTGCCGTTGCACAAGGTGCGGGTACTTGGCGGGCCACTGAAGCGCGCACAGGATGTCACCGCGAGCTACCTCCTCGCGCTCGATCCCGATCGGATGATGGCGCACTATCGCCTCCGCGCCGGACTGCCGAAGAAGGCCGAGCCGTACGAGGGATGGGATGGCGGTGGCCGCAACCTCACGGGGCATATCGCCGGGCACCATCTCTCGGGGGTGAGCCTGATGTATCGGGCCACCGGCGACGCCCGCTTCAAGGCGCGCGCCGGCTATCTCGTGAAGGAGATGCAGGAGGTCCAGCTCAAGAACGGCGATGGCTACCTCGGCGCCCTCGAAGGGCTGCGCGAGGCGTTCGCCGCGGTGTCGAAGGGCAACATCCGCTCCGGCGGGTTCGACCTCAACGGTCTCTGGTCGCCGTGGTACACGCTGCACAAGACGTACGCCGGCCTCCGCGATGCGTACCGGCATACTGGCAACGCCACGGCGTTGGCGCTGGAGATCAAGTACGCCGCGTGGGCCGAGTCCGTGCTGGCGCCGCTGTCGGAGGCGCAGGTGCAGAAGATGCTCCTCACCGAGCACGGTGGCATGAACGAGGTCCTTGCCGACCTCTACGCCGACACCGGTAACAAGCGCTGGCTCGACCTGTCGCACCGCTTCGAGCACGTGGCATTCACCGATGCCCTCAAGCGCCACCAGGACAACCTCGCCGGGAAACACGGCAACTGTCAGATCCCCAAGTTGATCGGCTCGGCCGCACGGTACGGCTACACCGGCGACCCGGCCGACATCGTCGCCGCGTCGTTCTTCTGGGATCGCGTGGTGCAGCATCACACCTACGCGACCGGCGGGCACGGCCTGGCCGAGTACTTCGGGATGCCGGACCAGCTGAGCACCCGCCTCGATGGCCGCACCTGCGAGACCTGCAACGCCTACAACATGCGGAAGCTCTCGATCCGGCTCTTCTCGTTCCGGCCGGATGCCGAGTACGGCGACTTCCACGAGCGGGTACTCTTCAACCACATCCTCGCCTCGATCGATCCGGCCGACGGCACCACCTCGTACATGGTGCCGGCCGGGCGTGGCGTGACGCAGGAATACCAGGACATGCAGCGCGACTTCACCTGCTGCGTCGGCAGCGGGATGGAGAGCCACGCCCTCCACGGCGACGGCATCTACTACGAGAACGCCGACCAGGCCTGGGTGAACCTCTTCGTCCCCAGCTCGGCCGACTTCGCCTCGGGGATGAAGCTGGTGCAGGAGACCGACTTCCCCACGGGCGAGAGCGCGCGGATCAAGGTCGTCGCGGCAGGGCTCAAGCCGTCGACGCTGCATCTGCGTCGGCCGGGCTGGGCAGGCGATGGCTACACCATCAGCGTGAACGGCGAGAAGCTGCCGCAGCCGCCGATCGCGAGCTTCCGCCCAGGGGCCGCGGGCGGTTGGCGCATCGGCATCGACGAGTCGGGGCTTCCGCCGAGCCAGTATGTCAGCATCACACGGCAGTGGAAGGCCGGCGACGTCATCGCAATGCGCTTGCCGAAGACGCTCCGCTTCGAGCCGACCGCCGACAACAAGCGGGTCACGGCGATCATGTGGGGCCCGCTCGTGCTGGCAGGCGACCATGGCCCGAGCCGAGGTGCGGAGGGCGCGAGCGTGGCGAGGATCCCGGCGTTGGTCACCGACGACAAGCCAGTCGCGGAGTGGCTGGTGCCGGCCGGTGCACCCGGTGACTTCACGGCGCGCCAGGTGGCGCGGCTTCCGGCGCAGCCGGCCGCGCCGACTGACCTCTCACTCAAGCCGTTCTACCGGACCCATCGCCGCCGCTACAGCAACTACTTCGACGTGATCACGACGGCGGAGTTCGACGCGCGCGTCGGTGCGCTCGCGGCCGAACGGGAACGGCTCCGCCGGCTGGAAGCGGCGACGGTGAGCGTGGTGCACCCCGGTGTGGCCGCGGAGGAATCGTCCGCAGGGTACGTCAGCGAGCCCGCGAACAGGCCGGCCGGCAACGCCGACGGCAAGCCCAACCGCGCGGGTGGAGGGTGGTTCTCGTACCAGCTCGCAGTGGATGCTGACGCGCCGATGGCGGTCGTGGTGACCTACCTGAACGAGATCGGCCTGATGCCCGCGGCCGGGAACTTCGAGATCCAGGTCGATGGCACCGTGGTGGGCAGCTTCGAGGCGAAGCCGGACGCCGTCGGCTTCTGGGACGCGACCTACCAGGTCCCGGCCACGCTGGTACGCGGCAAGGCGAAGGTCACGGTGCGCTTCCAGGCCACCCAGCCGGGGCGGATCGCCCCGGTCTTCGGCATCCGGACCGTGCGGGCGAACGCGCTCTAG
- a CDS encoding DUF1080 domain-containing protein: MRLPLLIAALVLGVGPVPQQARPLFNGRDLTGWHVDVPARDTTPSLRNPFIVRDGHLVSLGTPEGHLITDSVYANYRLDVEYRFPGKPGNAGVLVHASTPRALYGMFPKSIEVQMEHGNAGDFWCIVEDITVPDMVARRGPKNLWGIREGANRRIVNLTDDSERPLGEWNSMRIEAVGSSLKIWVNGVLVNSGTNATASRGQIALQAEGSEVEFRRLDLTPITRLSP; encoded by the coding sequence ATGCGACTCCCGTTGCTCATCGCCGCCCTCGTGCTCGGCGTCGGTCCGGTGCCCCAACAGGCGCGCCCGCTCTTCAACGGTCGCGACCTGACGGGGTGGCATGTGGATGTGCCCGCCCGCGACACGACGCCATCACTCCGGAATCCGTTCATCGTGCGGGACGGCCATCTGGTCTCGCTCGGCACACCGGAAGGGCACCTGATCACCGACAGCGTCTACGCCAACTACCGCCTCGACGTCGAGTATCGCTTCCCGGGCAAGCCGGGCAACGCCGGGGTGCTGGTACATGCGTCGACGCCGCGCGCGCTCTACGGCATGTTTCCGAAATCGATCGAGGTGCAGATGGAGCATGGCAATGCCGGCGACTTCTGGTGCATCGTCGAGGACATCACCGTCCCCGACATGGTGGCGCGGCGCGGGCCCAAGAACCTGTGGGGTATCCGGGAAGGCGCCAACCGCCGGATCGTCAACCTGACCGATGACTCCGAGCGCCCGCTCGGCGAATGGAACTCGATGCGCATCGAGGCGGTCGGTTCGTCGCTGAAGATCTGGGTCAACGGCGTCCTGGTAAACTCGGGCACCAATGCCACCGCGTCGCGCGGGCAGATCGCGCTGCAGGCCGAGGGCTCCGAGGTCGAGTTCCGTCGACTCGACCTCACGCCGATCACGCGACTGAGCCCCTAG
- a CDS encoding aminopeptidase P N-terminal domain-containing protein produces the protein MARRTCTVAVALGLLAAPLAAQGGFTGAFPPEEFAAHRAKVMEHIGDGVAVIQGTTEARGEWTLRQGNQFFYLSGVVEPRAMLIVDGRTKRTTLFLNAAAPRVRQYGPYLTANDSARQVSGVDVVMPRDSFATVLGRLDGRTIFTPFRPETQGSESSSDVAGYFRRSKADPWDGRVSREELFVAAVKRAVPTAQLKDLDPVLDSLRAFKTPREVAQIREATRLAGVAIMEAMRDTKPGMLEHELEAPAEYVYKRGGAYGTSYFPLIAGGPRMQYTHYHKNRGTLVDGELLQFDWAPDLNNYTADVTRVWPVNGKFTPRQREYYTIYLRLYQAVLTSIRPHVTARAVMDSAYAKMQPIMAAYRFTDPRIKAAAQAMMDRYKPLPPGTTGRGGSLGHSVGMEVHDVPNITRTLEPGYVFTIEPQMTIDGAGELSVRLEDMILITETGYELMSGFVPIEIADIEALMKQPGIGERALKAPAKPRP, from the coding sequence ATGGCTCGTCGTACCTGCACCGTCGCCGTGGCGCTCGGCCTCCTCGCCGCGCCATTGGCGGCACAAGGCGGCTTCACCGGCGCCTTCCCACCGGAGGAGTTCGCCGCGCACCGCGCCAAGGTGATGGAACACATCGGCGACGGCGTCGCGGTGATCCAAGGGACCACCGAGGCCCGCGGCGAATGGACGCTGCGGCAGGGGAACCAGTTCTTCTACCTGAGTGGCGTCGTCGAGCCGCGCGCGATGCTGATCGTCGACGGCCGCACCAAGCGCACGACGCTCTTCCTCAACGCCGCCGCACCGCGCGTCCGCCAGTACGGTCCCTACCTCACCGCCAACGACTCCGCCCGGCAGGTGAGCGGGGTCGACGTGGTGATGCCGCGCGACTCCTTCGCGACGGTGCTGGGGCGGCTGGATGGACGGACGATCTTCACGCCGTTCCGCCCGGAGACGCAGGGGAGCGAGTCCTCAAGCGATGTCGCCGGCTACTTCCGGCGCTCGAAGGCCGATCCCTGGGACGGGCGCGTCTCGCGGGAGGAGCTGTTCGTCGCGGCGGTGAAGCGTGCGGTGCCGACGGCCCAGCTCAAGGACCTCGATCCAGTGCTCGATTCGCTCCGGGCGTTCAAGACTCCTCGGGAGGTCGCGCAGATTCGCGAGGCGACCAGGCTCGCCGGGGTCGCAATCATGGAGGCGATGCGCGACACGAAGCCGGGGATGCTCGAGCACGAGCTCGAGGCGCCGGCCGAGTATGTCTACAAGCGGGGCGGGGCATACGGGACGTCGTACTTCCCGCTGATCGCCGGCGGACCGCGGATGCAGTACACCCACTACCACAAGAACCGCGGCACGCTGGTCGATGGCGAGCTGCTGCAATTCGACTGGGCGCCGGACCTGAACAACTACACCGCCGACGTCACCCGCGTCTGGCCGGTGAACGGCAAGTTCACGCCCCGGCAGCGAGAGTATTACACCATCTATCTGCGACTCTATCAAGCGGTGCTCACGTCGATCCGTCCGCACGTGACGGCCCGTGCGGTCATGGACTCCGCCTACGCCAAGATGCAGCCCATCATGGCGGCCTACCGCTTCACCGACCCACGGATCAAGGCGGCGGCGCAGGCGATGATGGACCGCTACAAGCCGCTCCCGCCGGGCACAACGGGCCGCGGCGGCTCCCTCGGCCATTCAGTGGGGATGGAAGTGCACGACGTGCCGAACATCACTCGCACGCTCGAGCCCGGCTACGTCTTCACGATCGAGCCGCAGATGACGATTGACGGCGCCGGGGAGCTCTCGGTCCGGCTCGAGGACATGATCCTGATCACCGAGACCGGCTACGAACTGATGTCGGGCTTCGTCCCGATCGAGATCGCCGACATCGAGGCGCTGATGAAGCAGCCCGGGATCGGCGAGCGGGCGCTGAAGGCACCCGCCAAGCCGCGTCCCTAG